Proteins from a single region of Hydra vulgaris chromosome 12, alternate assembly HydraT2T_AEP:
- the LOC100205747 gene encoding eukaryotic translation initiation factor 4E-binding protein 3-like: protein MSSNSSSSIPVRRVQITEPQNMPSRYSETPGGTIFSTTPGGTRIIYERKFLLDLKSSPLSRTPTNLPVIPGVTLDDNGKIIEEMEELKEDSVPKTSQLNGDQKKDEDLFEMDM, encoded by the exons atGAGCAGCAATTCATCTAGTAGTATTCCTGTGCGACGTGTTCAAATTACTGAACCACAGAATATGCCATCACGATATTCTGAGACCCCTGGTGGAACAATTTTTAGCACAACCCCTGGAG gaaCTAGAATTATTTATGAAAGAAAGTTTTTGTTGGATTTAAAGAGTTCTCCTCTGTCCAGAACTCCTACTAATCTTCCTGTAATTCCTGGTGTTACTTTGGACGATAATGGCAAAATTATTGAAGAAATGGAAGAACTTAAAGAGGATTCAGTTCCTAAAACAAGCCAGTTAAATGGTGATCAAAAGaaag atgaagaTCTTTTTGAAATGGATATGTGA